One genomic window of Sulfurovum lithotrophicum includes the following:
- the metK gene encoding methionine adenosyltransferase codes for MANEYIFTSESVTEGHPDKMADQISDAILDYIIERDPQARVACETLLSNGFCVIAGELKTIAYAPMQEIAREVVREIGYTDAAYGFDYRSAGVLNGIGEQSPDINVGVDQKGGEIGAGDQGLMFGYACKETKELMPLPISLAHHITGKLAAVRKNGTVPFLRPDGKAQVSVKYVDGKPVAVDTIVVSAQHHETVSLEQVQKAVKEEVIDSVLAEYDIDISDITYHINPTGRFVIGGPQGDAGLTGRKIIVDTYGGSCPHGGGAFSGKDPTKVDRSAAYAARYVAKNLVAAGACDKATLQIAYAIGVAKPVSIYVDTHGTAQTEEEKIVACVESLFDLTPKGIIDSLDLLKPIYKKTAAYGHFGREDMGFSWEKTDKVDEIKAFLGL; via the coding sequence ATGGCTAACGAATACATTTTTACAAGTGAATCGGTAACCGAAGGTCACCCGGACAAAATGGCTGACCAGATCTCTGATGCGATCCTTGATTACATCATTGAAAGAGATCCGCAGGCAAGAGTCGCCTGTGAAACGTTGCTGAGTAATGGTTTTTGTGTTATTGCCGGTGAGTTAAAAACAATTGCCTATGCACCAATGCAAGAGATTGCAAGAGAGGTTGTCCGTGAGATCGGTTATACCGATGCAGCGTATGGATTTGATTATAGAAGTGCCGGTGTGCTCAATGGTATCGGTGAACAGTCCCCTGATATTAATGTCGGTGTGGACCAGAAAGGCGGAGAGATCGGTGCTGGTGACCAAGGCTTGATGTTCGGATATGCCTGTAAAGAGACGAAAGAGCTGATGCCGCTCCCTATCTCCCTGGCACATCACATCACCGGCAAACTGGCTGCTGTCCGTAAAAATGGTACGGTACCTTTTCTACGTCCCGACGGCAAGGCGCAGGTCTCCGTTAAATATGTTGACGGAAAACCAGTGGCGGTAGATACTATCGTTGTCTCTGCACAGCACCACGAGACCGTTTCGCTTGAACAGGTACAAAAGGCGGTCAAAGAAGAGGTAATAGACTCGGTATTGGCAGAGTATGATATTGATATTTCGGATATCACTTACCATATTAACCCGACCGGACGTTTCGTGATCGGCGGGCCACAGGGAGATGCCGGTCTGACAGGACGCAAGATTATCGTAGATACTTACGGAGGAAGCTGTCCTCACGGTGGGGGTGCTTTCTCTGGGAAAGACCCTACGAAAGTGGACCGTTCCGCTGCCTATGCTGCACGGTATGTGGCAAAAAACCTGGTAGCCGCAGGCGCCTGTGACAAGGCAACGCTTCAGATCGCCTATGCCATCGGTGTGGCAAAACCGGTTTCAATCTATGTTGATACGCACGGGACAGCACAGACAGAAGAAGAGAAGATCGTAGCCTGTGTGGAATCCCTCTTCGATCTGACACCCAAAGGTATCATCGATTCCCTTGACCTTCTCAAGCCGATCTATAAGAAGACGGCAGCCTATGGACACTTCGGAAGGGAAGATATGGGGTTTTCCTGGGAAAAGACCGATAAAGTCGATGAGATCAAGGCATTTTTGGGACTATAA
- the rpmF gene encoding 50S ribosomal protein L32, which translates to MAVPKRRVSHTRAAKRRTHYKLTLPMPVKDADGTWRMPHHMNMTTGEYKTTKA; encoded by the coding sequence ATGGCAGTACCTAAGAGACGAGTGAGTCATACTAGAGCAGCGAAAAGAAGAACACACTACAAGTTGACACTTCCAATGCCTGTAAAAGATGCAGACGGAACATGGAGAATGCCTCACCATATGAACATGACAACCGGTGAGTACAAAACGACCAAAGCATAA
- a CDS encoding 4Fe-4S dicluster domain-containing protein, protein MAVIITDTCINCAACIDECPVEAIVDEDDNPTGEEIYYVYPDKCVECVGYHDVPACAEACPTEGCIQWDDPVEGMPVSENRGAKGEPVIED, encoded by the coding sequence ATGGCAGTAATTATTACAGATACTTGTATCAACTGTGCAGCTTGTATTGACGAATGTCCGGTAGAAGCAATTGTAGATGAGGATGATAACCCAACAGGAGAAGAGATCTATTATGTCTATCCTGACAAATGTGTAGAGTGTGTAGGATACCACGATGTTCCTGCATGTGCCGAAGCATGTCCTACAGAGGGTTGTATCCAGTGGGATGACCCAGTTGAAGGTATGCCTGTATCTGAGAACAGAGGTGCAAAAGGCGAACCGGTCATCGAAGACTAA
- the dxs gene encoding 1-deoxy-D-xylulose-5-phosphate synthase produces the protein MTDISAYSIEELNTLSEKIREKILTTVSQNGGHLSSTMGAVDLIVAMHKVFDVKKDPFIFDVSHQAYAHKLLTDRWDRFDTLRQFGGLSGYTKPSESPYDYYVAGHSSTSISLAVGAAKAIALKKEERIPVAFIGDGSMSAGMVYEALNELGDRKYPVVIILNDNEMSIAKPIGAISKLLSQTMAGSFYQKFKGKVEKVLDHFPDGAAYMAKRFEESFKLITPGILFEEMGIEYIGPVDGHDIETLIETMEVAKAFGKPVIIHAQTTKGKGYEIAEGTKEHWHGVGAFDLKTGESAKKSGSKSATAIFSETLLAFADEDEKVVGVTAAMPSGTGMNVVMEKYPERFWDVAIAEQHAVTSMGPLAKEGFKPFCTIYSTFLQRGYDQVIHDIALMDLGVAFALDRAGIVGEDGETHQGAFDISYLRAIPNMTLLAPYNETTMRLAMAFAKEYEHPCAFRYPRGAFIAEDCSAPAFERGKANLLQEGEEDILFIGYGNGVGRAQKTAELMEREPAILDLRFVKPLDEAMLEKLAQNYKKWFVFSDSAKQGGVGSAILELLSQKGMLDITLTSFEYDDAFITHGNTKLVEESLGLLPEQLAKKINEKLEDRN, from the coding sequence ATGACAGATATCAGCGCATACAGCATAGAAGAACTCAATACCCTGTCAGAAAAGATCAGGGAGAAAATACTGACGACTGTGAGTCAGAATGGTGGACATCTAAGCTCGACGATGGGTGCAGTGGACCTGATCGTTGCTATGCACAAAGTCTTTGATGTTAAAAAAGACCCGTTCATCTTTGATGTAAGCCACCAGGCTTATGCGCACAAACTGCTTACGGACAGATGGGACCGCTTTGATACCCTACGACAATTCGGTGGACTCTCGGGCTATACCAAACCGAGCGAATCACCCTATGACTATTATGTGGCGGGACACAGTTCAACTTCCATCTCTCTGGCAGTGGGTGCAGCCAAAGCGATAGCCCTCAAAAAAGAAGAGCGTATTCCGGTAGCGTTCATCGGTGACGGCAGTATGAGTGCAGGAATGGTCTATGAAGCACTCAATGAACTGGGGGACAGAAAATACCCTGTGGTGATCATCCTGAATGATAACGAGATGAGTATCGCCAAACCGATCGGAGCGATCTCAAAGCTCCTTTCCCAAACGATGGCGGGCTCGTTCTACCAGAAATTCAAAGGCAAAGTAGAAAAAGTACTCGACCATTTTCCCGATGGTGCAGCCTATATGGCAAAACGTTTTGAAGAATCGTTCAAACTTATCACGCCTGGTATCCTTTTTGAAGAGATGGGTATCGAGTATATCGGACCGGTGGATGGACATGATATAGAAACACTGATCGAAACGATGGAAGTGGCCAAGGCTTTTGGTAAACCTGTGATCATTCATGCCCAGACCACCAAAGGCAAAGGGTACGAGATAGCAGAGGGAACAAAGGAACATTGGCATGGTGTCGGTGCATTCGATCTTAAGACAGGTGAATCTGCAAAAAAAAGTGGCTCGAAATCGGCTACGGCAATTTTCTCCGAAACCCTGCTTGCCTTTGCAGATGAAGATGAAAAGGTCGTAGGGGTGACTGCTGCAATGCCAAGTGGTACAGGTATGAACGTAGTAATGGAAAAATATCCTGAACGCTTCTGGGATGTTGCCATCGCCGAACAGCATGCGGTTACTTCCATGGGACCGCTGGCCAAAGAGGGTTTCAAGCCTTTCTGTACGATCTATTCCACTTTTTTACAAAGAGGATATGATCAGGTTATCCACGATATCGCTTTGATGGATCTTGGAGTGGCATTTGCACTGGACCGAGCGGGAATCGTTGGTGAGGATGGTGAGACCCATCAGGGGGCATTCGATATCTCCTACCTTAGGGCTATTCCCAATATGACACTGTTGGCACCCTATAACGAAACGACGATGAGGCTGGCAATGGCTTTTGCCAAGGAGTATGAACACCCCTGTGCTTTCAGGTATCCGCGGGGAGCCTTTATTGCCGAAGACTGCAGTGCCCCTGCATTTGAACGGGGGAAAGCAAATTTGCTACAGGAGGGTGAGGAGGATATACTTTTCATCGGATACGGAAACGGCGTGGGACGTGCACAGAAGACAGCAGAACTGATGGAGAGAGAACCGGCGATACTTGACCTTCGTTTCGTCAAACCGCTCGATGAAGCGATGCTGGAAAAACTGGCACAGAACTATAAGAAGTGGTTCGTATTCTCCGATTCTGCCAAACAGGGTGGTGTAGGCTCAGCGATACTTGAACTCCTGAGCCAGAAAGGGATGTTGGACATAACTTTAACCTCTTTTGAGTATGATGATGCCTTCATTACGCACGGCAATACGAAACTGGTGGAAGAGAGCCTGGGGCTGCTTCCCGAACAGTTGGCAAAAAAAATCAATGAGAAATTAGAAGATAGAAATTAA
- a CDS encoding DNA polymerase III subunit gamma/tau, translating to MSLALARKYRPATFDDLIGQDSVSQTLSLALDGNRLSHAYLFSGLRGSGKTSTARIFAKALLCEEGTTSHPCGTCTHCIMAAENRHMDIIEMDAASNRGIDDIKDLIEHTKYKPSSARYKIFIIDEVHMLTNQAFNALLKTLEEPPDFVKFILATTDPLKLPATILSRTQHFRFKKIPQNLVLSHLEHIMNLEKIEYEKEALEIIARSGAGSLRDSLTLLDQAIVYSKNFVDVGTVTGMLGIIEPSLLEELLGDIVKKDITKILEFIKLASDYEAEMILDELTLYLKELLLTGSGQLNPMIIERFFRVIAESKSLLALGSDGEFVLSLALFKMMEALEIKDIDTMIRGLEKELKGVEVSEIMVSTPVPDLSTPSEVITITEEEIVATLPKVSVEPPAPSEAKETVNEQTSQSRAQETENKEETTKVTEQSVETTAAPLNIQETQQTQAEEQVQTSVTEENIASPEKTESAKEPARQSQQPVDNSSKEKFKQLIAKIYDRNYDLGSCFERNIEFESFSENRLTWNSTAEGNEKKMLVNNWGLINMFVKELFGYETKIVNIAKKKTITTSSEQVAGNNEGADSEEISSLNVQHSTLNTQPAKPVHNDADTGSMIEDVEMKSSCIAPEAGETEAAQEKDPSTLLEEPMVKAAMELLNPKKVRIKKNV from the coding sequence TTGTCATTAGCCTTAGCAAGAAAATATCGTCCTGCCACCTTTGATGACCTCATCGGACAGGATTCCGTCTCCCAGACGCTCTCGCTTGCACTTGATGGCAACAGACTCTCTCATGCCTATCTCTTCTCCGGTCTCAGGGGAAGCGGCAAGACCTCCACTGCCCGTATTTTTGCCAAAGCGCTGCTCTGTGAAGAGGGAACCACCTCTCACCCGTGCGGTACCTGTACCCACTGTATCATGGCTGCGGAGAACCGCCATATGGACATCATAGAAATGGATGCTGCCTCCAACAGAGGTATCGACGATATCAAAGACCTCATCGAGCATACCAAATACAAACCCAGCTCTGCACGCTACAAAATCTTCATTATCGATGAAGTCCATATGCTGACCAACCAGGCCTTTAACGCTTTACTTAAGACCCTGGAAGAGCCGCCCGATTTTGTCAAATTCATTCTGGCAACGACCGATCCGCTGAAACTACCTGCGACCATCCTCTCCAGGACACAACACTTCAGGTTCAAGAAGATCCCCCAAAATCTTGTACTCAGTCACCTTGAGCATATCATGAACCTTGAAAAGATTGAGTACGAAAAAGAAGCGCTTGAGATCATTGCCCGTTCGGGTGCGGGGAGTCTGAGAGATTCACTCACCCTCTTAGACCAAGCCATCGTCTACTCCAAGAACTTCGTAGATGTCGGTACGGTCACCGGTATGCTTGGGATCATCGAACCCAGCCTGCTGGAGGAACTGCTTGGCGATATCGTAAAAAAAGACATAACAAAGATACTCGAATTCATCAAACTGGCCTCGGACTACGAAGCGGAGATGATCCTCGATGAACTGACCCTGTATCTCAAGGAGCTTTTGCTGACGGGAAGCGGCCAGCTTAATCCTATGATCATTGAACGTTTTTTCCGTGTCATTGCAGAGTCAAAAAGCCTTCTGGCCCTGGGAAGTGACGGAGAGTTTGTCCTCTCTCTGGCACTCTTTAAGATGATGGAAGCCCTTGAGATTAAAGATATCGACACTATGATACGCGGCCTGGAGAAAGAACTCAAAGGCGTTGAGGTAAGCGAGATCATGGTCTCCACACCTGTTCCAGACCTCTCTACTCCCTCCGAAGTCATTACCATTACAGAAGAGGAGATCGTTGCAACTCTTCCCAAGGTGAGCGTTGAACCCCCGGCTCCCAGTGAGGCAAAAGAAACGGTCAACGAGCAAACAAGCCAAAGCAGAGCACAGGAAACAGAGAACAAAGAAGAGACAACTAAAGTCACTGAACAATCCGTAGAGACGACAGCCGCCCCTCTCAACATACAGGAAACACAACAGACCCAAGCAGAGGAGCAGGTTCAAACTTCTGTAACAGAAGAGAACATAGCAAGTCCTGAAAAGACAGAGTCAGCAAAAGAGCCTGCGAGGCAGTCTCAGCAACCGGTAGACAATAGCAGCAAAGAGAAGTTCAAACAGCTTATTGCAAAGATCTATGACCGAAACTACGATCTTGGAAGCTGTTTTGAAAGAAATATCGAATTTGAAAGTTTCAGCGAGAACAGGCTGACATGGAACTCCACCGCAGAAGGTAACGAAAAAAAGATGCTGGTCAACAATTGGGGTCTCATCAATATGTTCGTCAAAGAGCTCTTCGGATATGAAACAAAAATAGTCAATATAGCCAAAAAAAAAACGATAACAACGAGTAGTGAACAGGTAGCAGGTAACAACGAAGGAGCTGATTCAGAAGAAATTTCTTCTCTAAACGTTCAACACTCAACGCTCAATACTCAACCGGCCAAGCCGGTTCATAATGATGCTGATACAGGATCTATGATCGAAGATGTTGAGATGAAAAGCTCCTGTATTGCTCCGGAAGCAGGAGAAACGGAAGCAGCCCAAGAAAAAGATCCCTCGACACTTCTCGAAGAGCCTATGGTCAAAGCAGCAATGGAACTTTTGAATCCCAAAAAGGTCAGGATCAAGAAGAATGTGTAG
- a CDS encoding YceD family protein produces the protein MVGTLQKSGYHRVLLDAKVSGELELDCDRCGVVYTSPSEYALKLTLSDMVSEDKDDLDIIEFLDGVIDLTYILESEINALRGNYHYCSQCNNSDEDFEIEY, from the coding sequence ATGGTAGGAACCCTACAAAAAAGCGGTTATCATCGAGTACTTCTGGATGCGAAAGTATCTGGAGAGCTGGAACTTGATTGCGATAGATGCGGGGTGGTATACACCTCTCCATCAGAGTATGCACTCAAGCTGACACTGAGTGATATGGTTTCAGAAGATAAAGATGATTTAGATATAATTGAGTTTTTAGATGGCGTAATAGATCTTACGTACATTCTCGAAAGCGAAATTAATGCACTCAGAGGAAATTATCACTATTGCAGCCAATGCAATAACAGTGATGAAGACTTTGAAATAGAATACTAA
- the ndk gene encoding nucleoside-diphosphate kinase, with the protein MEQTLSIIKPDAVAKNVVGQILARFEAAGLRIAATKKTRLSRVDAEAFYAIHAERPFFKDLVDFMISGPVVVTVLEGENAMAKNRELMGATNPAEAEPGTIRADFADSIDANAVHGSDSLENAKVEISFFFAQREIH; encoded by the coding sequence ATGGAACAGACATTATCGATCATTAAACCGGATGCAGTAGCAAAGAACGTTGTGGGGCAGATCCTTGCAAGATTTGAAGCAGCCGGACTCAGAATCGCCGCGACAAAGAAGACAAGACTCTCAAGAGTGGATGCTGAAGCATTTTATGCGATTCACGCTGAGAGACCTTTTTTCAAGGACCTTGTAGATTTTATGATCTCCGGTCCTGTTGTCGTCACGGTTCTTGAAGGTGAAAATGCTATGGCAAAGAACAGAGAACTGATGGGTGCAACAAACCCTGCTGAAGCAGAACCGGGTACGATCAGAGCAGATTTTGCAGATAGTATCGATGCCAATGCGGTTCATGGAAGCGACTCTTTGGAAAATGCCAAGGTCGAGATCAGCTTTTTCTTTGCACAAAGAGAAATCCACTAA
- the plsX gene encoding phosphate acyltransferase PlsX encodes MIRIAIDAMGGDFGPEPIIEGVVQALEEKKFMPILVGDKEEILSLLPQYYIDKVEIIEAGDVIDMSDQATNALKRKDSSIYKAVELVRDKEADAVLSAGHSGATMTLATLRIGRLPHISKPALATLMPSLGKNKTLVLDVGAVTDCTPQNLYEFGAMGEAYVEKILKLKNPRVGLLSNGSEDSKGNALTKEAFILLKNLRGFVGNVEGKDIFNGKVDVVVCDGFTGNIMLKASEGVVTTVFELMKQYIRKSLPAKIGALMMRKKVFANMKRQVDKDEYGGAPLLGVDGCAIVSHGASNAKAIKNAIFQAILFVQSGVNTQIEELLSEEK; translated from the coding sequence ATGATTAGAATTGCCATTGATGCAATGGGTGGGGATTTCGGTCCCGAACCTATTATTGAAGGTGTTGTTCAAGCACTCGAAGAGAAAAAATTCATGCCTATTCTTGTAGGCGACAAAGAAGAGATTCTTTCACTCCTCCCCCAGTATTATATAGACAAGGTTGAGATTATAGAGGCCGGCGATGTGATCGATATGAGCGATCAGGCGACCAATGCACTTAAACGCAAAGATTCCTCTATTTATAAAGCGGTGGAACTGGTGCGTGACAAAGAAGCCGATGCTGTGCTTTCTGCAGGGCACAGCGGTGCGACCATGACATTGGCGACACTGCGTATCGGACGTCTGCCGCACATTTCCAAACCGGCTTTGGCTACCTTGATGCCAAGTTTGGGCAAGAACAAAACGCTTGTACTTGACGTGGGGGCGGTAACGGACTGTACACCTCAGAACCTCTATGAGTTCGGTGCGATGGGTGAAGCCTATGTAGAGAAGATACTCAAGCTGAAAAATCCGCGTGTAGGATTACTTTCAAACGGTTCGGAAGACAGTAAGGGGAATGCTCTTACCAAAGAGGCGTTCATTCTTCTCAAGAATCTTCGCGGATTTGTCGGGAATGTTGAGGGGAAGGATATCTTCAACGGCAAGGTAGATGTAGTCGTCTGTGATGGTTTCACCGGTAATATCATGCTCAAGGCAAGTGAAGGTGTCGTCACGACTGTGTTTGAACTAATGAAACAGTATATTCGAAAGTCCCTGCCCGCCAAGATCGGTGCGCTGATGATGCGTAAAAAGGTCTTTGCCAACATGAAAAGGCAGGTGGATAAAGACGAATATGGCGGTGCCCCGCTGCTTGGTGTCGACGGCTGTGCCATTGTGTCACATGGTGCCTCCAACGCCAAGGCGATCAAAAATGCCATTTTCCAGGCAATTCTCTTTGTACAGTCAGGTGTGAATACACAGATCGAAGAGCTTCTCAGCGAGGAAAAGTAA
- a CDS encoding beta-ketoacyl-ACP synthase III, with protein sequence MSQTKQIYASFRSIGAYVPSKILSNADLEKMVDTTDEWIVKRTGIKERHIAADDEYTSDMAAKAAELAIERAGIAKEEIDLVLCATVTPDYFNMPSTACIISDKLGIRNVQAFDISAACSGFVYLLSIAKAFIESGMKKNVLIIGAEKFSSIVDYTDRSTCILFGDGAGAAVISASEKQGESIIDIHASADGSYADFLVTPAPGAIHPASQEVIDKGLNFVQMKGNETFKLAVKTLTKDVKEILEKNGFVSDDIPHFIPHQANYRIIKAVGDALKMSEEQVVLTVGKYGNTSAASIPMAINNIWESGRLKKGDLMLLDTFGGGLTWASALLPFAGKSK encoded by the coding sequence ATGTCTCAAACAAAACAGATCTATGCTTCTTTCCGCTCCATTGGAGCCTATGTCCCCTCAAAGATCCTAAGCAATGCAGACCTCGAAAAGATGGTTGATACCACCGATGAGTGGATCGTCAAACGTACGGGTATCAAAGAGAGGCATATTGCAGCCGATGATGAATATACCAGTGATATGGCTGCCAAAGCAGCAGAACTTGCAATAGAGCGTGCGGGAATAGCCAAAGAGGAAATCGATCTGGTACTCTGTGCCACCGTGACACCGGATTATTTCAATATGCCATCAACAGCCTGTATTATCTCCGATAAACTGGGAATCAGAAACGTACAGGCCTTTGATATCTCTGCGGCATGCAGCGGTTTTGTCTATCTTCTCTCCATAGCAAAAGCCTTTATTGAATCAGGGATGAAAAAGAATGTGCTGATCATCGGCGCTGAAAAGTTCTCTTCGATAGTGGACTATACGGATAGAAGTACCTGTATACTTTTTGGTGACGGTGCAGGTGCAGCTGTCATTTCGGCTAGTGAGAAACAAGGGGAGAGCATTATTGACATTCATGCGAGCGCAGATGGATCTTATGCTGATTTTCTTGTTACACCGGCACCGGGAGCTATTCATCCCGCAAGCCAGGAAGTGATCGACAAGGGGTTGAATTTTGTACAGATGAAGGGAAATGAGACCTTTAAGCTGGCAGTGAAGACCCTTACGAAAGATGTCAAAGAGATACTTGAAAAGAATGGTTTTGTATCAGATGATATTCCGCACTTTATTCCCCACCAGGCTAATTACCGTATTATCAAGGCAGTGGGTGATGCATTGAAGATGAGTGAGGAGCAGGTGGTCCTTACGGTCGGAAAGTATGGGAATACTTCCGCAGCGTCTATTCCCATGGCGATCAATAATATCTGGGAGTCAGGCAGACTGAAAAAAGGTGATCTGATGTTACTCGATACGTTTGGCGGTGGGCTCACCTGGGCAAGTGCATTGTTGCCGTTTGCCGGAAAAAGCAAATAA
- a CDS encoding TIGR00282 family metallophosphoesterase translates to MKVGFIGDIVGKPGRLMIKRHLKRLQQEHFIDFTIANYENASHGFGLTQKNCEELLGYGIDMMTGGNHSFDKKEIFNLFEDYPLIRPANYPKETPGEGLFRTTLLGNEIAVINLMGHYTMPMVDNPFTMIRSIVAKLKEDGIRHIIIDMHAEASSEKQALLHMLKEDVSAILGTHTHVATDDLHIAEGCCYVTDVGLTGCRDGVIGMDSEVPVKRFLTGLGGHFDVPDKCKAIFQMVVFELGENGRCIDAEKIKIYDDYPKIVIKAWNEDL, encoded by the coding sequence GTGAAGGTAGGATTCATAGGAGACATTGTCGGCAAACCCGGACGCCTCATGATCAAACGACACTTGAAACGTCTGCAGCAAGAACACTTCATCGACTTCACTATTGCCAACTATGAGAATGCCTCGCACGGTTTCGGGCTGACACAGAAGAACTGTGAGGAACTGTTGGGGTACGGTATCGATATGATGACCGGAGGGAACCACAGTTTCGATAAAAAAGAGATCTTTAACCTTTTTGAGGACTATCCGCTGATTCGTCCTGCGAATTATCCCAAAGAAACACCTGGAGAAGGGCTGTTTAGAACGACATTGCTGGGCAATGAGATCGCTGTGATCAATTTGATGGGACACTATACCATGCCGATGGTGGATAATCCCTTTACGATGATCAGAAGTATCGTTGCAAAACTGAAGGAAGATGGGATCAGGCATATCATCATCGATATGCATGCCGAAGCATCGAGTGAAAAACAGGCACTGCTGCATATGCTTAAAGAGGATGTCTCTGCTATTTTGGGGACCCATACCCATGTGGCAACAGACGACTTGCATATTGCGGAAGGCTGCTGTTATGTCACGGATGTGGGGCTGACGGGATGCAGGGATGGGGTAATAGGCATGGATAGTGAAGTGCCGGTAAAACGCTTTTTAACCGGATTGGGCGGCCACTTTGATGTACCTGACAAGTGTAAAGCTATTTTTCAGATGGTCGTTTTTGAGTTGGGTGAGAATGGCCGGTGTATTGATGCGGAGAAGATTAAGATTTATGATGATTATCCAAAAATCGTAATAAAGGCTTGGAACGAAGATCTGTAA